One genomic segment of Clostridium estertheticum subsp. estertheticum includes these proteins:
- a CDS encoding ABC transporter ATP-binding protein, whose protein sequence is MSLIVKDVSKEFISKHKKTSTLENFNLEITKGDFVCILGPSGCGKSTLLNILAGLEKATKGVVLLNGNEITGPGPDRTVMFQEAALFPWLKVIDNVEFGMKMAGIPKEDRYKKAIHYLKMVHLSKFQDSYVYELSGGMKQRVALARALSLDSEILLMDEPFAALDSQTKMMLQQELQRIWVNTKKTIIFITHNAEEAVYLANRVVVMAANPGRIKQEFKIELARPREMESCDIAYYTSKIMKALKEEVEKVAKAEYDGDWNIEENTVLYTPDSDMGGDL, encoded by the coding sequence TTGAGTCTTATAGTTAAGGATGTTAGTAAGGAGTTTATTTCAAAGCATAAGAAAACAAGTACACTTGAAAATTTTAATTTAGAAATTACAAAGGGTGACTTTGTATGCATATTAGGGCCATCTGGTTGTGGAAAATCAACTTTACTAAATATTTTAGCAGGACTTGAAAAGGCAACCAAAGGTGTTGTTCTACTTAATGGTAATGAAATAACAGGGCCGGGGCCTGATAGGACAGTAATGTTTCAAGAAGCAGCATTATTTCCATGGCTTAAGGTAATAGATAATGTTGAGTTTGGAATGAAGATGGCTGGAATACCAAAGGAAGATAGATATAAGAAGGCTATCCATTATTTAAAAATGGTACATTTATCAAAATTTCAAGATTCTTATGTTTATGAGTTATCAGGTGGAATGAAGCAAAGGGTAGCTCTTGCCCGTGCACTATCGCTTGATTCTGAAATACTGCTAATGGATGAACCTTTTGCAGCTCTTGACAGTCAGACTAAAATGATGCTGCAACAAGAGCTACAACGAATTTGGGTAAATACAAAAAAAACAATTATTTTTATTACCCATAATGCAGAAGAAGCAGTTTATTTGGCTAATAGAGTTGTTGTTATGGCAGCTAATCCTGGTAGAATAAAGCAAGAATTTAAGATAGAACTTGCAAGGCCAAGAGAAATGGAAAGTTGTGATATAGCTTATTATACATCTAAGATAATGAAAGCATTAAAAGAGGAGGTGGAGAAGGTTGCAAAAGCAGAATACGATGGTGATTGGAATATTGAAGAAAATACTGTTCTATATACTCCTGATAGTGATATGGGAGGGGATTTATAA
- a CDS encoding ABC transporter permease, translating to MVIGILKKILFYILLIVIWEGIYKLGVDVLKIWKPYIFPSPFDVIGTLISLIKDNTIGIAIVASLRRIVVGYFISVIIGVTLGLTIAKFKYLDENLGPLILGLQTLPSICWLPFAILWFGLSEISIIFVIAIGSTFAVAISVKYAIQNVNPLYIRAAKTMGARGSKVYTHVILPAALPDIVSGLKQGWSFAWRALMAGEMLSSTKGLGQVLMVGRDLADISQVVAVMIVIIILGLVVDKLVFSRLEKNMRYKWGLDRA from the coding sequence ATGGTGATTGGAATATTGAAGAAAATACTGTTCTATATACTCCTGATAGTGATATGGGAGGGGATTTATAAACTAGGTGTTGATGTTTTAAAAATTTGGAAACCTTATATTTTTCCATCACCTTTTGACGTTATTGGTACTTTGATTTCACTTATAAAAGATAACACAATAGGAATAGCTATTGTTGCAAGTTTAAGGAGAATTGTAGTTGGATATTTTATATCAGTAATAATAGGAGTTACTCTAGGACTTACAATTGCTAAATTTAAATATTTAGATGAAAATTTAGGACCATTAATTTTAGGACTTCAAACTTTACCTAGTATTTGTTGGTTACCTTTTGCTATTCTTTGGTTTGGACTTAGTGAGATTTCAATAATTTTTGTAATTGCAATTGGCTCAACGTTTGCTGTGGCAATATCAGTTAAATATGCAATACAAAATGTAAATCCATTATATATAAGGGCTGCAAAAACAATGGGTGCAAGGGGTAGTAAAGTTTATACCCATGTAATTTTGCCAGCAGCACTTCCAGATATAGTTAGCGGACTTAAGCAGGGCTGGTCATTTGCATGGAGGGCTTTGATGGCAGGAGAAATGTTATCTTCAACAAAAGGGCTTGGCCAAGTGCTTATGGTAGGCCGTGATTTAGCCGACATTAGCCAAGTTGTAGCTGTAATGATAGTAATAATAATTCTTGGGTTAGTGGTGGATAAGCTTGTTTTTTCAAGACTTGAGAAAAATATGAGATATAAATGGGGCCTCGATAGGGCTTAG
- the cysC gene encoding adenylyl-sulfate kinase, which translates to MSIENLTWHDTFVTRKLRENLLSQKSKLLWFTGLSGSGKSTVANALDLRLNEMGKATYLLDGDNIRLGINSDLGFSKQDRNENIRRISEIGKLFVDSGLITIACFISPLKANREMARSTLGDDFIEIFVDCPLSECERRDPKNLYKKARLGEIKEFTGISSPYENPENPEIVVNTKEKTVDQCVDQILDYLKLVSKIE; encoded by the coding sequence ATGAGCATAGAAAACCTTACTTGGCATGATACGTTTGTAACTCGGAAGTTGCGAGAAAATCTATTATCACAAAAATCTAAGCTATTATGGTTTACTGGGTTATCAGGTTCTGGAAAGTCAACAGTAGCAAATGCTTTAGATTTAAGATTAAATGAAATGGGCAAAGCAACCTATCTATTAGATGGAGATAATATTCGCCTAGGTATAAACTCAGATCTTGGATTCTCAAAGCAAGATAGAAATGAAAATATACGCCGAATTAGTGAAATAGGAAAATTGTTTGTAGATTCAGGATTAATAACCATTGCTTGCTTCATATCTCCATTAAAAGCAAATCGTGAGATGGCACGTTCAACACTTGGCGATGATTTTATTGAAATATTTGTTGATTGCCCTCTCTCGGAATGTGAAAGGAGAGATCCTAAAAACTTATATAAGAAGGCAAGACTTGGCGAAATTAAAGAATTTACAGGTATATCTTCCCCATATGAAAATCCTGAAAATCCTGAAATTGTTGTAAACACAAAAGAGAAAACAGTAGATCAATGTGTAGATCAAATATTGGACTACTTGAAGTTAGTATCTAAAATAGAATAG
- a CDS encoding adenylyl-sulfate reductase subunit alpha, with translation MRLETKILETDVLIVGGGTAGCYAALTLSKKEDINIVVADKANIKRSGCLAAGVNAINAYINGGYTPEDFVDYVKKEAEGIIREDLVYSIAKNLNKVTKYMESIGLTILKDLDGKYVTRGKRSIKINGENIKPLLANEVNLKANIVVLNRVNIIDYIIKDNIVIGAYGFHIEKNIFYVIYSKAVICTTGGASGLYKPNNPGFSKHKMWYSPFNTGAGYAMGIRAGAEMTSFEMRFIALRCKDTIAPTGTVAQGIGAKQVNASGEEYVKKYGKPLTTTRLFATVEENRKGLGPCYLKTKGISGEAQEELYKAYLNMAPAQTLKWIEDGVGPSLQNLEIEGTEPYIVGGHAASGYWVDAKRATTISGLYAAGDVAGGSPKKYVTGCFVEGEIAACAAIEFIKNKKNKLINDKEISAKVKLLETFLEENDSLFSINGIEEAMQKVMDEYAGGISKNYVFNSSKLQIASKKIEELLVLSNNLSAKDMRELLQIYEVIDRLYVCKVLIVHLLARKETRWKCYGENADFKEKDENLLKYVNTIYKEGTVKVVFRNLVKRDEVYEH, from the coding sequence ATGAGGCTTGAAACAAAAATACTAGAAACAGATGTGTTAATAGTTGGTGGAGGTACCGCTGGATGTTATGCAGCATTAACCTTAAGTAAAAAGGAAGATATTAATATTGTTGTAGCAGATAAGGCTAATATTAAAAGAAGCGGATGTTTAGCGGCAGGTGTTAATGCAATAAATGCCTACATTAATGGGGGATATACCCCAGAAGACTTTGTAGACTATGTTAAAAAAGAAGCAGAGGGTATAATAAGAGAAGATTTAGTATATTCAATAGCTAAGAATTTAAATAAGGTTACAAAATATATGGAGAGTATAGGCCTTACTATTTTAAAGGACTTGGATGGTAAATATGTAACTCGTGGAAAAAGAAGTATTAAAATTAATGGTGAAAACATAAAACCCCTTCTTGCAAATGAGGTTAACTTAAAAGCAAACATAGTGGTTTTAAATAGAGTAAATATAATTGACTATATTATTAAGGATAATATAGTCATTGGGGCTTATGGTTTTCATATAGAAAAAAATATTTTTTACGTAATATATTCAAAAGCTGTTATTTGCACTACCGGCGGAGCATCTGGTCTTTATAAACCTAATAATCCTGGCTTTTCTAAACATAAAATGTGGTATTCACCCTTTAATACTGGGGCAGGTTATGCTATGGGAATTAGAGCAGGAGCTGAAATGACTTCTTTTGAAATGAGATTTATTGCTCTAAGATGTAAGGATACCATAGCTCCTACAGGCACGGTGGCTCAGGGGATTGGTGCAAAGCAAGTTAATGCTAGTGGAGAAGAATATGTAAAAAAATATGGCAAACCTTTAACTACAACACGATTGTTTGCAACTGTAGAGGAAAATAGGAAAGGCTTAGGCCCTTGTTATTTAAAAACAAAAGGCATTTCGGGTGAAGCCCAGGAAGAACTTTACAAGGCATATCTTAATATGGCACCTGCTCAGACTTTAAAGTGGATTGAAGATGGAGTTGGACCAAGTCTACAAAATCTTGAGATAGAAGGTACGGAGCCTTATATAGTCGGTGGACATGCGGCTAGTGGATATTGGGTAGATGCTAAGCGTGCTACAACAATTTCTGGCTTATATGCAGCTGGTGATGTCGCTGGGGGAAGTCCTAAAAAATATGTGACTGGTTGTTTTGTAGAAGGTGAAATTGCAGCTTGTGCTGCAATTGAGTTTATAAAAAACAAGAAAAACAAGCTAATTAATGATAAAGAAATTTCTGCTAAAGTAAAATTATTAGAAACTTTTCTTGAAGAGAACGATAGCTTATTTTCTATAAATGGTATTGAAGAGGCAATGCAAAAGGTAATGGATGAATATGCAGGGGGTATATCTAAGAATTATGTTTTTAATTCTTCTAAGTTACAAATTGCTAGCAAAAAAATAGAAGAACTTTTAGTTCTTTCAAATAATTTAAGTGCTAAAGATATGAGAGAACTACTTCAAATATACGAAGTTATTGATAGGCTATACGTCTGCAAAGTTTTAATAGTTCATCTTCTAGCAAGGAAAGAAACACGCTGGAAATGTTATGGTGAAAATGCAGACTTCAAGGAAAAAGACGAAAACTTGCTTAAGTATGTAAATACTATATATAAGGAAGGCACGGTTAAAGTTGTCTTTAGAAACTTAGTAAAGCGAGATGAAGTTTATGAGCATTAA
- a CDS encoding 4Fe-4S dicluster domain-containing protein: MSIKIDLQKCVSCGKCRTICPGNLIFKNDESKAFIKYPDECWGCTACLKECPVQAINYYLGSDIGGKGTFLNTKKEKNLLHWHIYKPNKVEIIITTNVAEANKY, from the coding sequence ATGAGCATTAAAATAGATTTACAAAAATGTGTGAGTTGTGGTAAATGCCGTACGATTTGTCCGGGAAATCTTATTTTTAAAAACGATGAATCGAAAGCTTTTATAAAATACCCCGATGAGTGTTGGGGGTGTACTGCCTGTCTTAAAGAATGTCCAGTCCAGGCTATAAATTATTATCTTGGCTCTGATATTGGTGGCAAAGGAACTTTTTTAAATACCAAAAAAGAAAAAAATCTTCTTCATTGGCACATATATAAGCCAAATAAGGTCGAGATAATTATTACAACAAATGTAGCGGAAGCTAATAAATATTAG
- the cysD gene encoding sulfate adenylyltransferase subunit CysD, with translation MDHLDELEAESIFILRESYKKLGKLGMLWSIGKDSTVLLWLSKKAFFGHSPFPFIHVDTKHKIPAMIEYRDKIAKEFNIDLIVHTNQEAIDAGMGPDKGRLVCCKALKTDGLQQVVTKYEFDGLILGIRSDEEGSRSKERVFSERNKDSEWDYTNQAPELWDQFKTDFPKGNHIRVHPILHWNEIDIWTYIQRENIPLIDLYFAKNGERYRSLGCAECTGKIKSNAVTIDQIIEELKHTTTGERAGRAQDQEDSYAMQKLRKDGYM, from the coding sequence ATGGATCATTTAGATGAATTAGAAGCAGAAAGTATTTTCATATTAAGAGAATCTTATAAAAAACTAGGTAAACTTGGAATGTTATGGTCAATTGGTAAGGATTCAACAGTATTATTGTGGTTATCAAAAAAGGCTTTTTTCGGACACTCTCCTTTTCCGTTTATTCATGTAGACACAAAGCATAAAATTCCTGCGATGATTGAATACAGAGATAAAATTGCTAAAGAGTTTAATATCGACCTTATAGTGCATACAAATCAGGAAGCAATCGACGCAGGTATGGGACCAGATAAAGGAAGACTCGTTTGTTGCAAAGCACTAAAAACAGATGGCCTTCAGCAAGTGGTTACAAAATATGAATTTGATGGATTAATTCTTGGAATTAGAAGTGATGAGGAAGGTTCTAGGTCAAAGGAAAGAGTATTTAGTGAAAGAAATAAGGATTCAGAGTGGGATTACACTAATCAAGCACCAGAACTTTGGGATCAATTTAAAACTGATTTCCCAAAAGGAAATCATATAAGGGTTCATCCAATACTTCATTGGAATGAAATAGATATATGGACTTATATACAGAGAGAAAATATACCACTTATAGATTTATATTTTGCAAAGAACGGCGAAAGATACAGAAGCCTTGGATGTGCTGAGTGTACAGGTAAGATAAAGTCAAATGCGGTGACGATTGATCAAATAATTGAGGAATTAAAACATACTACAACGGGAGAAAGAGCAGGTAGAGCTCAAGATCAAGAAGATTCATATGCTATGCAAAAGCTTCGTAAAGATGGTTACATGTAA
- a CDS encoding sulfate adenylyltransferase subunit 1, with product MGNTREQLRIVAVGHVDHGKSTVIGRLLYDTKSLPEGAIEKVKRIAKETGKPFEYAYLLDAFEEEQKQGITIDTTSLQFHTDKRDYVIIDAPGHIEFLKNMITGAASAEAALLIIDAKEGIQEQSKRHGYILSLLGIKQVCVVVNKMDLIDYSQEKFNVIKDEMNAFLKKLNVHPMSYIPISAFYGENLTSKSEKLSWYKGETVLEALDLFTQEEGLDAKPLRFPIQDVYKFDNRRIIAGRIEAGTLKVGDEILISPSNRTTKVKSIEAFVEKDRVSTVSAGMSVGITFEDEFFNKRGEIISHIDNAPVIADLFTTNIFWMGKNSLVKGRKYKIKLVTQEVECEIVAFNKVIDASTIGTYEDATEAKTNDVAEVTIRTKEKICFDKFADNQNTGRFVIVDGYDVSGGGIISGVAESTSVIETTFSKDKFKLTINCFDEYYFDIKALAIKKELIKATQYKIGDNVPFLGSSYEYTKDFDIIALNAGLVSKIRNGKLIDVIPVENYSYELIVIINEKGFGIKLTSQNDFVSYKNEYKKVMNEKFANKWLEFTKYRTIRFSDSVDETLEYSI from the coding sequence ATGGGAAATACAAGAGAACAATTAAGAATAGTTGCAGTAGGACACGTAGATCACGGTAAGTCTACGGTAATTGGAAGGTTATTGTATGATACAAAATCACTACCAGAAGGTGCAATTGAAAAAGTTAAAAGAATTGCTAAAGAAACAGGTAAACCTTTTGAATATGCGTATCTATTAGATGCTTTTGAAGAAGAACAAAAACAAGGAATTACAATAGATACAACTTCACTTCAATTTCATACAGATAAACGGGATTACGTAATTATAGATGCACCAGGACATATAGAATTTCTTAAAAATATGATTACAGGTGCAGCTAGTGCTGAAGCTGCACTACTTATAATAGACGCTAAAGAAGGAATACAAGAACAATCTAAAAGACATGGTTATATATTATCACTACTTGGTATAAAGCAGGTGTGTGTTGTAGTTAATAAAATGGATCTTATAGATTACAGCCAGGAAAAATTTAATGTTATAAAAGATGAAATGAATGCTTTTCTAAAAAAATTAAATGTACATCCAATGAGCTACATCCCTATTTCAGCATTTTATGGTGAAAATTTAACTTCAAAATCAGAAAAATTATCTTGGTACAAAGGAGAAACCGTTCTTGAAGCATTGGATTTATTTACTCAGGAAGAAGGATTAGACGCAAAACCACTAAGATTCCCAATTCAAGATGTATATAAATTTGATAATAGGAGAATAATTGCAGGTAGAATAGAAGCAGGTACGCTTAAGGTTGGTGATGAAATTCTTATTTCTCCATCAAACAGGACTACAAAAGTAAAAAGTATAGAAGCCTTTGTAGAAAAAGATAGGGTAAGTACAGTAAGTGCAGGAATGTCAGTGGGAATTACTTTTGAAGATGAGTTTTTCAATAAAAGGGGAGAAATAATTTCACACATTGATAATGCTCCTGTTATTGCTGATCTTTTTACTACTAATATATTTTGGATGGGAAAAAATAGTTTAGTAAAAGGCAGAAAATATAAGATAAAACTTGTAACTCAAGAAGTAGAATGTGAAATTGTAGCTTTTAATAAAGTTATAGATGCAAGTACTATAGGAACTTATGAAGATGCAACTGAGGCGAAAACTAATGATGTAGCTGAAGTTACTATAAGGACAAAGGAAAAAATATGTTTTGATAAATTTGCAGATAACCAAAATACAGGTAGATTTGTAATAGTAGATGGTTATGATGTAAGTGGTGGTGGAATTATTTCAGGGGTAGCAGAATCTACTAGTGTCATAGAAACTACCTTTAGTAAAGATAAATTTAAACTTACTATTAACTGTTTTGATGAATACTATTTTGATATTAAAGCACTAGCAATTAAAAAAGAATTGATAAAGGCTACACAATATAAAATTGGAGATAATGTGCCTTTCCTTGGATCAAGTTATGAATACACAAAAGATTTTGATATAATTGCATTAAATGCTGGTCTTGTTTCTAAAATAAGAAATGGTAAGTTAATAGATGTTATACCAGTAGAAAATTACTCATATGAACTTATAGTTATTATAAATGAAAAAGGATTTGGTATTAAACTAACATCACAAAATGATTTCGTATCATATAAAAATGAATACAAAAAAGTTATGAATGAGAAGTTTGCAAACAAATGGTTAGAATTTACTAAATATAGAACAATAAGATTTAGTGATAGTGTAGATGAAACATTAGAATATTCAATTTAG
- a CDS encoding ABC-ATPase domain-containing protein, with the protein MKSSQVLKMEIDKIDGKSYRLYKNLEGEYDFGSFVLCIDHVQGDPFASPSRIRVIVDQNISKFPKEIFDNKIKNIAVADFLTREFYYNINKCSEKVFGSGKSGLIAISKCPQEILDRTSIIIDEDKIEARFYVGFPARGRSVLARELEKILYNVIPNIVEKTLIYKNIDSEKLTSRVTLVEDQEYIRRSLKSLGLVAFVANGSILPRESGVSTKALKGGIAFASPKALEVEFNTKSHGKIRGMGIKAGITLIVGGGYHGKSTLLKALEHGVYNHIEGDGRELVITDESALKVRAEDSRCITKTNISLFISKLPNGKDTIEFSTENASGSTSEAASIIEGIESGAKVLLLDEDTSATNFMMRDDLMQKLVSKEKEPITPFIEIVRPLHKQNGISTIMVVGSSGEFFDVADSVIQLDNYEAKDVTKEAKKLSRGNIMQRIIDRDLKTNIGFNRVVKAGTITQGDKGIKMKTIGLSVLSINRDDIDLRAVEQIVDSEQVNAIGSIMKWAEVSLMNKGLNFGDMIDNIICQIDRNGLISMDRLKGGSGSLAMPRKQEIMATYNRYRKLKI; encoded by the coding sequence ATGAAAAGTTCGCAAGTTTTGAAAATGGAAATAGATAAAATTGATGGGAAAAGCTATAGATTGTATAAAAACTTAGAGGGAGAGTATGATTTTGGAAGTTTTGTGCTTTGTATAGACCATGTTCAAGGTGATCCTTTTGCATCACCATCAAGAATTAGAGTAATAGTGGATCAGAATATTTCTAAATTTCCAAAAGAAATTTTTGATAATAAAATTAAAAATATTGCAGTAGCAGATTTTTTAACAAGAGAATTTTATTATAATATAAATAAGTGTTCTGAAAAAGTTTTTGGGTCTGGGAAAAGTGGATTAATAGCAATAAGTAAATGTCCACAGGAAATATTAGATAGAACTTCAATAATTATAGATGAGGATAAAATAGAAGCTAGATTTTATGTTGGATTTCCAGCAAGAGGGAGAAGTGTACTAGCCAGAGAACTTGAGAAAATTTTGTATAATGTTATACCAAACATTGTTGAAAAGACTTTAATATATAAAAACATAGATAGTGAAAAATTAACAAGTAGAGTAACCCTTGTAGAAGATCAAGAATATATAAGAAGGTCACTCAAAAGTCTCGGGCTAGTTGCATTTGTGGCTAATGGATCGATATTACCTAGAGAAAGTGGAGTGTCTACAAAGGCACTAAAAGGTGGTATAGCATTTGCATCACCAAAAGCCCTAGAAGTAGAATTTAATACAAAGAGTCATGGTAAAATTCGTGGCATGGGAATTAAAGCTGGTATAACACTTATAGTAGGTGGAGGATATCATGGTAAATCCACATTATTAAAAGCTTTAGAACATGGAGTTTATAATCATATTGAAGGTGATGGTAGGGAACTTGTTATAACAGATGAGTCAGCCTTAAAGGTAAGGGCAGAAGATAGCAGATGTATAACTAAAACGAATATATCTCTATTTATTAGTAAACTACCTAACGGTAAAGATACAATAGAATTTTCTACAGAAAACGCAAGTGGAAGTACATCAGAGGCGGCAAGTATCATAGAGGGAATAGAAAGTGGAGCAAAGGTACTATTATTAGATGAGGATACTTCAGCCACCAATTTTATGATGAGAGATGATTTAATGCAAAAATTAGTTTCAAAGGAAAAGGAACCAATTACACCATTTATAGAAATAGTAAGACCTTTACATAAGCAAAATGGTATTTCAACAATAATGGTAGTAGGAAGTTCAGGAGAGTTTTTCGATGTAGCAGACAGCGTAATTCAATTGGACAATTATGAAGCAAAGGATGTTACAAAAGAGGCTAAAAAGTTAAGTCGTGGTAATATAATGCAAAGAATTATTGATAGAGATTTAAAAACGAATATTGGGTTTAATAGAGTAGTCAAGGCCGGAACTATAACACAAGGGGATAAAGGTATTAAGATGAAAACAATTGGGTTAAGTGTTTTAAGTATAAATCGCGATGATATAGATTTAAGGGCTGTGGAACAAATAGTTGACAGTGAGCAAGTAAATGCTATTGGAAGTATTATGAAATGGGCGGAAGTAAGTCTTATGAATAAGGGTTTAAATTTTGGTGACATGATTGATAATATAATTTGCCAAATAGATAGAAATGGGTTAATATCCATGGATAGATTAAAAGGTGGAAGCGGTAGTTTAGCAATGCCTAGAAAGCAAGAAATAATGGCGACCTATAATAGATATAGAAAGCTAAAAATATAA
- a CDS encoding threonine aldolase family protein, which translates to MYSFKNDYSEGAHPNILKALMKSNMEQTEGYGEDKYSIGAIKLLKDKIKCNDIDIHMFCGGTQTNLTSISAFLRPHEAVISASTGHVLVHETGAIEATGHKVISVKVDDGKLKPIHIKMAIDEHTDEHMVKPKIVYISNPTEIGTIYKKQELKDLYDFCTKNNIILYVDGARLGSALCSKENDIKISDLPRLTDVFYIGGTKNGALMGEALVICKEGLKEDFRYHIKQKGGLLAKGRLIGIQFFELFKNDLYFDLARHANFMAETLKLGIKECGYKFLINSSTNQIFPILHNKTIEKLQENYLFFVWQKIDEDNSAVRLVTSWATKDEHVKSFIDDLKLISK; encoded by the coding sequence ATGTATAGTTTTAAAAATGATTATAGTGAAGGCGCTCATCCAAATATACTCAAAGCATTAATGAAATCAAATATGGAGCAAACAGAGGGATATGGAGAAGATAAATACTCAATAGGTGCAATTAAATTATTAAAGGATAAAATAAAGTGTAATGATATTGATATCCATATGTTTTGTGGTGGAACTCAAACAAATCTTACATCTATTTCTGCATTTTTAAGACCACATGAGGCTGTTATATCAGCGAGCACTGGACATGTGTTAGTTCATGAAACTGGAGCAATAGAGGCAACTGGCCATAAAGTTATTTCTGTAAAAGTAGATGATGGAAAACTTAAACCTATTCATATAAAGATGGCTATAGATGAGCATACAGACGAACATATGGTAAAGCCTAAAATAGTTTATATATCAAATCCAACAGAAATAGGTACTATATATAAGAAACAGGAGTTAAAGGATTTATATGATTTCTGCACTAAAAATAATATAATTTTATATGTTGATGGAGCAAGGCTAGGGTCTGCATTATGCTCAAAAGAAAATGACATTAAGATTTCAGATTTGCCAAGGCTTACTGATGTTTTTTATATAGGTGGAACTAAAAACGGTGCATTAATGGGTGAGGCCCTTGTTATTTGCAAAGAGGGTCTTAAAGAGGATTTTAGATATCATATTAAGCAAAAGGGTGGATTACTTGCAAAAGGCAGGTTAATAGGTATACAGTTTTTTGAGCTATTTAAAAATGATCTTTATTTTGATTTAGCGAGACATGCTAATTTTATGGCGGAAACATTAAAATTAGGAATTAAAGAGTGTGGATATAAATTTTTAATAAATTCATCAACAAATCAAATATTCCCAATATTGCATAATAAAACAATTGAAAAACTTCAAGAAAATTATTTGTTTTTTGTATGGCAAAAAATTGATGAGGATAATTCTGCAGTGCGATTAGTAACATCTTGGGCAACTAAAGATGAGCATGTTAAGTCATTTATAGATGATTTAAAACTAATTAGCAAATAA